A stretch of Girardinichthys multiradiatus isolate DD_20200921_A chromosome 20, DD_fGirMul_XY1, whole genome shotgun sequence DNA encodes these proteins:
- the LOC124857086 gene encoding zinc-binding protein A33-like translates to MASCSEEDLSCPVCHDIFRDPVVLSCSHSFCQTCVRSWWREKQINECPVCKERPLSDPPVSLTLKNLCEAFLQKENPKLSAGSEQDLCSLHTEKLKLFCLDHQQSICVICRDSKAHSNHRFRPINEAAAYHREEVRERLRTLRHKLTLFEQDKGNCDQTAKHIKIQNRNTEKQIKDQFKKLHQFLQEEEEARISALREEEKQKSKLMRKKTEVLSRNITDISNTIRAAEKELKAEDVSFLHTYKDALKRMEQCHLLEGPELSSGALIDVAKHLGNLSFNIWSKMKEAVCYSAVTLDPNTAHPELILSEDLTSVTHGGRHKLPENPERFDCYHVVLGSEGFTSGTHSWDVEVGDSVSWDLGVATESVERKGFIRSGSWRIGFDGVCEAISPPGRSAVLSIKTPSRIRVHLDLEKGKLSFSDADTGAHIYTFTEGFTEKLLPYFSIKKKKQLKLLSKKVSAAVDE, encoded by the coding sequence ATGGCTTCCTGCTCTGAGGAGGACCTCTCCTGTCCTGTCTGCCATGATATTTTCAGGGATCCTGTTGTCCTGTCGTGCAGCCACAGCTTCTGTCAAACCTGTGTTCGCTCCTGGTGgagggaaaaacaaataaatgagtgTCCGGTTTGTAAGGAGAGACCTCTGAGTGACCCGCCCGTGAGCTTAACATTGAAGAACCTGTGTGAAGCTTTCTTACAGAAGGAAAATCCAAAGCTTTCTGCAGGGTCAGAGCAGGATCTCTGTAGTCTGCACACTGAGAAATTAAAACTGTTCTGCCTGGATCATCAGCAGTCCATCTGTGTTATCTGTCGAGATTCAAAAGCACACAGCAACCACAGATTCAGACCCATCAATGAAGCTGCAGCGTACCACAGAGAGGAGGTCCGGGAACGCTTGAGAACCTTACGACACAAGCTGACACTTTTTGAGCAAGACAAAGGCAACTGTGATCAAACTGCCAAACACATTAAGAtccaaaacagaaacacagagaagCAGATCAAGGATCAGTTCAAGAAACTTCATCAGTTTCtgcaagaggaggaggaggcccGGATCTCTGCTTTAAGGGAGGAGGAGAAGCAGAAAAGTAAACTAATgaggaaaaaaactgaagttCTAAGCAGAAACATTACAGATATTTCCAACACAATTAGAGCTGCTGAGAAggagctgaaagctgaagatgtCTCCTTCCTGCACACCTACAAAGATGCATTAAAAAGAATGGAACAgtgccatctgctggagggtCCAGAACTGTCCTCAGGAGCTCTGATAGATGTAGCTAAACATCTGGGCAACCTTAGCTTCAACATCTGGAGCAAGATGAAGGAGGCTGTCTGCTACTCTGCTGTGACTCTGGATCCAAACACAGCTCACCCTGAACTGATCCTTTCTGAAGACCTGACCAGTGTGACACATGGAGGGAGACACAAGCTCCCAGAGAACCCAGAGAGGTTCGACTGTTAccatgttgttctgggttctgaGGGGTTTACCTCCGGGACTCACAGCTGGGATGTTGAGGTCGGAGACAGCGTGAGCTGGGACCTGGGTGTGGCAACAGAGTCTGTCGAGAGGAAAGGATTCATCAGGTCTGGATCCTGGAGGATTGGGTTTGATGGTGTCTGTGAAGCCATCTCCCCTCCAGGCCGAAGTGCTGTTCTCTCTATAAAGACACCAAGCAGGATCAGAGTCCATCTGGACCTGGAGAAGGGAAAGCTGTCCTTCTCTGATGCTGATACTGGTGCCCACATATACACCTTCACCGAGGGTTTTACTGAGAAACTGTTACCATACTTCAGCATCAAGAAGAAGAAACAATTAAAACTATTATCAAAGAAAGTCTCTGCAGCTGTGGATGAGTGA